The DNA segment AACATGGGCGAGTACGAGTCCGCGAAGGACAAGTACAAGACCGTGGTCCTCTACGGTGAGCTGGCCGGCGCCGGCGCCGTGGAGAAGGACGGCAAGGCCAAGGCGAAGGGCTCGCTGGTGCGTGAAGCGCGCGCCGACTACGTGCGCGCGTTCGCCCGCGAGGGTGACGTCACGCAGGCCCGCGCGGACTTCGGCAAGGTCGCCACCAATCCGGAAGACCGCTTCGCGATGATGAAGCAGCTCGCGAACCTGTACTACGGCGACGGCAAGGACCGCGAAGCGGCCATCACCTACAACTCGCTGATCAAGGAGAAGCCGCTGTCGCCGGAGGCTCCTGGCTTCCAGGGCAAGATCGTCGACTGCATCCTGCGCATGGGCAACAAGGAGCGCACCGTGGCCCAGGTGCGCCGGCTCGTGAAGATCATGAAGGACGTCGAGTCCTCCGGCGTCATCAAGGACGACAAGGACAAGAAGGCGCTCGCGGAGGCGAAGGAGCTGTCCGAGCGCACGCTCTCCAACCTCGCCGTCACCTGGCACAACGAGGGCAAGAAGACGCGCAACGAGGAGACCTTCAAGTACGCGGACGCCGTGTACAGCGACTACCTCACGCTCTTCCCGGAGAACCCCAAGGCGTACGACCTGCGCTTCTTCTGGGCGGAGCTCCTCAACGACAACCTGCAGAACTTCGACAAGGCCGCCGCCAACTACACGCTCGTCGTCCTCCAGGACGCCAAGGTGCTGGAGGCCAAGGACGACAAGGGCAAGCCCAAGCCGGGCAAGCCGGGCAAGTGGCTGACCAACGCCTCCTACAACGCTGTCCTCGCCTACGACGAGGTCGTGAAGGCGGCGGAAGCGCGCGGCGAGGCCAAGTCCGAGTCCGCCGGCACGGACATCCAGAAGAAGATCGCCATCCCCACGCTCAAGAAGTCGCTGCTCGACGCGTGCGAGCGCTACCTCAAGTACGTCCCCAAGGGCGACAAGCGCGTGGAGATCGCCTTCAAGGCGGCGAACATCTACTACCGCCACAACCACTTCGACGAAGCGGTGCTGCGCTTCTCTGAAATCGCGCTCGGCTACCCCGAGTACAAGTTCGAGGACGGCCAGCGCGCCGCGGAGATCGCCGCCAACCTCATCCTCGACTCGTACAACCTGCTGGGCGACTTCGCGAAGGTCAATGAGTGGGCCCGCCGCTTCTACGCCAACGACAAGCTGGCCACGGGCAAGTTCCGCGACGACCTGGCGAAGCTGATTGAGCAGTCGTCGTTCAAGCTGGTCAGCCAGCTGGAGGAGAAGAAGGAGTTCTCCAAGGCGGCCGAGGCGTACCTGAACTTCGTCCACGACTTCCCGCAGACGGAGATCGCGGACCTGGCGCTCTACAACGCGTCCGTCGACTATTACAAGGCGAAGAGCCTGGACAAGGCCATCGAGGTCCGCAAGCGCCTGTTCGCGGAGTACCCCCGGTCCAAGTACGTGCCGGACTCCATCTACGCGAACGCGGAGGCGCTGGAGGCCATCGGTGACTTCGAGGAGGCGGCGGGCACCTACGAGCTCTACGTGAAGGGCTACGAGCGCAACCTGAGCGAGAAGGGCGGCGCCCCGGCGGCGAAGGCCAAGGCGAAGAGCAAGGCCCGCGGCAAGGCGAAGCAGGCCTCCAACGACGCCGGCCCCGCGAAGCCCGCGGTGGTGCAGAAGTGGGACGAGTCCAAGGCGCAGATCGCCCTGTTCAACGCGGCCACCTACCGCGAGGGCCTGGGCCAGCTGAAGGCCGCGCTCAAGAACCGCGAGCACTACATCGAGCTGTGGCCCAAGTCGAAGGACGCCGAGGACGTCTTCCTGTCCATCATCGACCTGCACGTGAAGCAGGGCGCGTACATGAAGGCCATCAAGCTGCTGGAGGAGTACGAGCGCGACAACATGCGCTCCCAGAGCAAGTTCCTCATGGCCGAGGGCCGCATCGTCGACATCTACTCGAAGATGAAGAAGACGAACGACGTGCGCCGCATGAACAAGCGCATCTTCGAGTACTTCGACCAGCTGCCCCGCCGTCAGCAGACCGCGCTGGAGAAGCCCGCGCTGGCCGCCGCCGCGCAGGCGAACCTGCTGGCCATCGAGCCGGACTGGAACGAGTTCAAGCGCCTGAAGCTGTACTGGGGCGTGCCGCCGTCGCCGGAGCGCTTCAAGGGCTCGCTGGCGGACAAGGGCCGCGCGCTGGAGGTGGTGCAGAAGAAGTACGTGCAGACCGTGGCCCTGGGCGCCCCGGAGCCGGCCATCTGCGCGCTGCAGCGCATCGGCCTCGCGTATGACCACATGGCGGAGCTCGTCGTGAACGCGCCCATGCCGCGCGGCCTGGACGAGGAGTCGCAGCAGGCGCTGCGCGACGAGTTCAGCAACCAGGCGCAGCCGCTCAAGGACAAGGCCACGGAGGCCTTCTCCGGCGCGGTGGCCAAGAGCCGCGAGCTGGGCGTGTTCAACGACTGCGCCGCGGCGAGCCTGAAGATCCTCCGCACCACCTACGCCCCGGACCGCTACCCGGAGGTGCTGGAGGAGAAGCTCGCGCTGAAGAACAAGGAGCTGGTGCTGGGCGGCGACCTGCTGGCCGCCGTGCAGGACATCCCGCCCCCGGTCTCCAAGTCGGAGCCGGAGAAGATGGCCAAGAGCGAGGCGCTCAACGAGGACCTGTCCGCGCTGACCAACGCCCTCCGCCAGCAGACCGAGTCCGAGGTCGCCAAGCCCGCCGCCGCGTCCCAGGACGGCAGCGCCCCCAAGAAGACCGTTGATGATCAGGAGCCGGAGGACTTCCTCTAATGAATCGCATGCACCCGTTCCGCCCCCTCCTGCTGGCCACGCTGGCGCTGACCGCTGTCGGCTGCTCCACGACGCAGACGGCGGCCCCGTCGCCCGTCGCCAAGCCCGTCGCCGCCCCCACGGGCCCGGTGTCCATCTCCAACCGCGCCATGCTGCTGTTCGATGACGCGGTGAAGTCCTTCGACGCGCAGAAGAAGGCCAAGGCCTTCGACTACCCGTCGCTGGACCGCAAGTTCAGGGCCGCCCTGGAGGCGGACCAGAACCTGGCGGAGGCCGAGTACAACCTGGGCGTCATCGCCGAGCGCATGGGCAAGCCCGACGAGGCGAAGGCCCGCTACGCGGCGGCCCTCACCAAGAAGCCGTCCCTGCGGCAGGCGTCCGACAACCTGGCCATCATGAAGCAGAACGGTGGCGACGTGGCCGGCGCGGTGGCGCTCTACCAGGACGTGCTCACGCGCTACCCGGATGACGCGGGCTCGCGCGCGCGGCTCGCGGAGATCTACCGGCAGAACAACGACCACGACAAGGCGATGGAGCTGTCTCGTGCCGCGCTCATGCGCGACCCGATGAACACCAACGCCCTCAAGGTGATGATCCGCAGCTACCTGGACCGCAAGCAGCTGGCCATGGCGAAGCTCGTCGCGCTGCGCGCGGTGAAGCTGGACGGCACGGACCCTGAGCTGCACCAGGCCGTGGGCCTCATCCTCCTCAAGGAGGGCGACAGGGAGGGCGCGCGCCTGCAGTTCAAGAGCGCCCTGGAGGCGAAGGCGGACTACGTGCCGGCGCACGTGGAGCTGGCCCAGCTGGCGCTCAACGCGGAGGACTTCCCCGGCGCGGAGGAGCACCTGCGCCGCATCCTGCAGGCCGACGGCAAGAACGCCGCCGCGCACGTGGACCTGGGCATCGCGCTCAAGGGCCAGGGCCAGTACGACAAGGCCATGCAGGAGTACGACGAGGCGGAGAAGCTCAACCCCGACCTGGGCGCCACGTACCTCAACCGCGGCATCATCCTGCACAAGGTGAAGGACGCCCCCGAGCGCGCGGTGGAGCTCTACAAGAAGTACGTCGCCCTGGCGGGCGGCGAGGTCGCGCTCCATGCCGAAGCCCCCGTCTTCGGCCTCATGCGCGAGGCGGAGAGCATCGTGCAGGCCAAGCGCGAGGCGAAGGCCGCGGAGGACCAGGCCAAGCAGATGGAGGCCCTCCAGGCCCAGCAGCAGGCCGCGATGAAGGCGGAGGAGGCCAAGCAGAAGGGCACCCCCCCGCCGCCGGGCGCCGCGACGCCCGCGTCCGGCACCAGCACCGCCCCGCAGGCCACGCCGGCCAACGCGACGGGCGCGCAGCCGCCGGCCGCCACCCCCGCCGCGGGGAAGCAGGCGGCGCCTGCCCAGAAGAATGCAGCTCCGGCGGACTCTGAAGAGCCCACTGACGACCTGCTGTGATGTGGGAGACGCCCGCCAGTGGCTTCACGCTGGCGGCGCGGCTCGGGAAGATGCGAACCTTGAGAGCCCCCGCGCTGATGGCGGGGGCCGCCATGCGGAAACACCAGTGGGCCTTCGGAAGGGGCCCCACGTGGAGGCAGGATGCGGAAGTGGCTGATGCTGTGCGTGACGCTGTCGGTGGCCCCGGCCTTCGCCCAGGACGAGGGCGGCAAGGCGCAGGGTGAGGGTGGCGGCGCCAGGATGCAGAAGACGACCAACATCGACTTCGAGGACGACACCATTGAAGGTGACCTCACGAAGCCGGATGGCGAGTACGTCGAGGCGCGCAAGACCGTGAAGCACTCCAACCTCATCCGCATCCGCGAAGACTTCGAGGACAAGGTGATGCAGTCCGTGGGCGAGCTGTAATTCCCCCCTCCACGAACTGACGGCGGGAACCTTCCGCCAGCACCGTTGTCCAAGAGCGCCAAAGCCTACCGGGAGCCGTCCATGGCCGTACCCCTGACACTCAAGGTCTTCAAGGGCGACACGTTGGTCGCCTCCAAGGACTACGAGCGCGACATCATCAAGATTGGCCGTCTGTCCTCCGCGCACCTGTGCCTGGAAGACGACAAGGTCAGCCGTATCCACTCCGTCATCGAAGTGGCCGCCGACGGCTCCATGTCCATCATCGACATGGGCAGCGTCGAAGGCACCTACGTCAACGGCAAGCGCGTCAACAAGGGGCAGGTCTCCTTCGGTGACGAGGTCCGCGTGGGTGGCACCACCATCCGCCTGGAGAACCCGGCCGCCGTCGCCGCGGTGAACCTGGCCGCCGCCGTCGCGCAGGCGGACGCGCCCACGGACAAGAACCCCACCATCGCGCCGGTGGCCCCCGCCGCCGCCATCGCGCAGGCCGTGGCCGCGCCCGTTCCGGTGGCCGCGCCTGTCGCGCCGCCGGCGCCCGCGCCCGCCGCCGCGCTGGACGCGTCCGTCGCGCCCACGCAGAAGAACGCCGTGGCGCCCGCCCGGGCCCCCAAGGCCGCCGTGGCCGTGGAGGACGACGCGCACGAGGCGCAGGACGCCGCGCCGCGCGTGCGCACCGTGAAGAAGACGAAGTCCAGCGGCCCGCAGGGCGTGTCGCTGCGCCTGCTCTGGGGCGACCAGCGCGTGGGCGAGTTCTTCGTGCCCCCCGGCGCGAAGAAGGGCTTCACGGTCGGCAGCGCCAAGGGCGTGGACTTCGTGATGGGCGACGCCAAGCTGGGCGCCCCCTCGTTCGAGGCGCTGCGCACCGACGGCCAGTCCTTCACCGTGCGCTTCGCGCGCAAGATGAAGGGCGAGTTGACCCGCAAGGGCGAGACGCTGGACCTGGAAGCCGTGATGGAGTCCGGCAAGGCCTCCCAGGACGGCGACGCCTACGGCCTCACGCTGGAAGCGGACGACTTCGTCTGGGTGGACCTGGGCGGCCTCACGCTGGAGGCGCAGTTCCAGCCGGTGCCCAAGCGCGTCGTCGTGCCCATGAGCGAGAGCATCGACTACACGGCGCTCAACATCTTCCTGGTGATGTTCTTCATCGCCACCGGGTTCGTCATCCACTCCATGAACCAGAGTGGGGAAGGGGACGAATACGCGGATGAGCTCGCGGGCAACGACGCGCGCATCGCGAAGCTGATCATCAAGCCTCCGGAGACCCAGAAGAACAAGTTCCTGGAGAAGCTCAACCAGCAGAAGGAGAAGAAGTCGGGCGAGATGGCCCAGAAGCAGCGCGGCGACGAGGGCCAGATGGGCAAGAAGGACGCGCCCAAGGCCAACAACCGCACCGCGCCCAAGGGCGACCCGAACAAGAAGGACGAGGCGCGCGCCCTCACCGCGAAGATCTTCGGCGGCGGCAAGGGCGGCATCTCCACCATCTTCGGCAAGTCGGGCCTGGGCGGCGAGCTCAAGAGCGCCATGGGCAACATGTTCGGCGCCAAGGCGGGCGACGCGGGTGGCTTCGGCGGCATGGGCCTGCGCGGCAGCGGCGGCGGCGGCGGTGGCACCGGTGACAGCATCGGCATCGGCGGCATCGGCACCAAGGGCCGTGGCGGCGGCAGCGGCAGCTACGGCACCGGCGTGGGCACGCTCGGCGGCAAGCAGAGCGTGGACGTGGGCATCACCTCGTCGGATCCGGAGGTCATGGGCTCGCTGGACAAGGAACTCATCCGCCAGGTCATCCAGCGCAACCGCGGGCAGATCCGCTACTGCTACGAGAGCCTGCTCAACCGCTTCCCCAAGCTGGGCGGCAAGGTGTCCGTGAAGTTCGTCATCAGCGCCACCGGCTCGGTGGCCACGTCCAACGTCGCGCAGTCCACGGCGGGCAACTCGGACCTGGAGACCTGCGTGGCCGGCCGCGTGCGCACCTGGAAGTTCCCGGAGCCGAAGGGTGGAGGCTCCGTGATCGTCACCTACCCGTTCATCTTCAAGCAGGCCGGTGACTGACGTAGACTCAACACATCCGTAATCCGCGCGGGCGGTCCTGGAGACAGGGCTGCCCGCTTCTTCCATTCACCCTCCCGCCCCCGCGGGAGGCCTGCCCCCCACCAGGCCGCCTTCCATGCAGAAAGTCCTTGCTCCTCTTGCCCTGAGCGCCGCCCTTCTTCTTCCCGCGATGGCGGGCGCCCAGGACACCCCCAGCGCCGGCTCCAACGCGATGAAGGACCGGCCCGCGGTGACCTTCAACGAGGTCGAGCGCGGTGTGTACTTCGGCGTGTACGGCGGTCCGTCGTGGATCACCAACCCGCCCGCGGACTCCGGCCCGCGGCCCTTCTCCTCCGGGCAGATGGCCCAGGTGGAGCTGGGCGTGGACCTGGGCGAGCGCCTGTCCCTGGGCGTCTTCTTCATGGGCTCCGCCAACCGCGCGGGCGCCGAATACGTCGGCTACTCGCAGGGCGCCGCGTCCGGTGACTTCACCATGCTGGTGCCGGGCGCCGTGCTGCGCGCCCGCCTGGTGGGCTTCGCCGACAGCCAGGAGGTCAAGCGGACGTGGATCTACGCCCGCGCCGGCGTGGGCTACGCGATGTTCTCTCCCAAGAAGCTCCTCCCGGATTCCGACATTCTTGTGTTTGCCGGGCCCGGAGTGGAGTACTACACGCGGCTGCGCCACTTCTCGGTGGGGCTGGAGGTCGTGGGGAACTACCTCGCCTCCAAGGGCGCCTTCGGGTTCGCGGTGGCGCCCAACATTCGCTACGCGTTCTAGCGGGAGATTCACGTGGCTCAGGAGAATGGAAGCGGTGGATCGCGTCCGGGTGGACGCGGTCCGAACGGGGGCGCGCCGGGCCAGGGGCCCCGTCGTGACGGACCGGGAGGCTTCGGCGGTCGTGGCGGTCCTGGCGGTCCTGGTGGCGGCCGGGGTGAAGGGCGCGGCCGGGGTGAAGGCCGTGGCCGTGATCGCGACGCGGGCCCGGTGGGGCCTGGCCAGCGCGTCATCGCCGAGCTGAGCGTCCTGGAAAAGGCGCTCTCCAAGAACGACTTCGCGGCGGAGAAGGGTCCGCTGGAGGCCATCGTCCGCTCGCTGCGGCCCATGAACCTCAAGTCGCTCGACGACCTGGATCTCAACACGCGTGGCCGTCTCATCACCACGCTCCTGCGCGTGCAGCGTCAGCCGAAGCCGGCCCTGCCGGAAGCGGGCGCGGAAGGCGCGGCGCCGGAAGCCGCCGCCTCCACGGAAGCCGCTCCCTCCGAGGCTCCGGCCGCGGAAGGCGCGGCCGAGGGTGCCACGCCGGCCGAAGGGGGCACGCCCGCCGAGGCGGCTCCCGCGGCTCCGGCCGTGGATCCCGCCAAGGAGAAGCACGCCGCCTGGGTGGACGTGATGGCGCTGGTGGGCCGGGTCTGGCGGGCCGCGGGTGACGCGGACCGTTCCCAGGCGGCCTTCGCGCTGAGCGGCCGCGAGCCGTCGCCGGAGCCCGCGGCCCCGGCCCGCGAGGAGCGCGCCGAGCGTCCTCCGCGCGGTGACCGTCCGGAGCGTGGCGAGCGTCCGCCTCGCGGTGACCGTCCTCCGCGCGGCGAGCGTCCGGAGCGTGGCGCGGCGGGTGAGCGGCGCGAGCGTCCGCCCCGGGCCGAGCGCCCCGAGCGTGGCGAGCGTCCTGCCCGCGGTGAGCGCCCCGAGCGCGCGCCGATGCCGGAGCTGACGGGCGACTGGAAGGAGCAGGCGACCCAGCTGGAAGGCATGGGCCGCACGCGCGACGCCGCGCGCCTGCACGAGCGCAACAACAACTTCGCGGACGCCACCCGCCTGTTCGAGGCAGGCGGTGACCTGAAGAGCGCGCTGCGCACGGCGCTGTCCGGCCAGGACAACGACGCGGCCCGCCGCCTCGTGGGCACGCTGCCCGCGGAGCAGATTGGCCCCACGCTGGAGAAGGCCGGCGCGTACGAGCTGCTCATGGAGCACTACGTCGCCAAGGCTGACTTCGAGAACGTCGCCCGCCTGTACGAGCGCGCGCGGCAGTTCGACCAGGCGGCCCTCGCGTACGAGCGCGCGAACAAGCTGACCCTGGCGCGCAAGGCGTACGAGCGCGCCCGGGACCTGGCCAGCGCCAACCGCATCCGGGGCATGGAGGTGAAGGCCCTGGTGGAGCGTGGCGACCGGCTGGGCGCGGCGACCCTGCTGGTGGCCGTGGGCCAGCGGCGCGAGGCGGTGGAGGTGCTGAGCCCCCTGCCTCCTCCGAAGGCGTTCCACTTCATGCAGCGGCTCACCCTGGAGGACGAGGCCAAGGAGCTCGCGCAGCGCGAGCTGGCCCGCGCCGAACAGGAGCAGAAGCCCGCCGGCCGCGCCCGGTGGCTGGAGCTGCTGGGTGACACGGCCGCCGCCGCGGAGACGTGGACGCAGGCGGGCCGCAAGGACAAGGCGCTGCCCCTCTACGAGAAGCTCGGTGGGGAGCACCTGCCCCGCGCCGCGCAGCTCGCGGAGGAGCTGCAGCAGCGTGACAAGGCCATCGCCCTGTACACGCAGCTCAACGACAGCGCGGGTGTGGAGCGTGCGAAGGCCCTCCCCGAGGCCCCCGCCACGCCTCCTCCCGGCAGCGCGCCGGACGCCGGTGACGACGCGGACTCCACGGCATCGTCGACGGAAAATGCTTCCTCGGCTGGCGAGCAAGAAAGCCAATAATTCCCGCCGTTTGACAGGTTTTGCATGATTGCCCGGGGGCGCCCGTGGCCGGTACACTCCGGCCGCTGGCGCCCTCGTTTCATTCCCCCTTTGGCCAACGAGCATCATGGAACAGCCTTCCGCCCCTGCGCGTCCCACGCTGCGTGTGACCGACGACCGCTCCTTCGTTGAAACCGAAGCGGCCCTGGAGAAGACGGGCCGTGTCGAGGAGCTGATCCGCCTGTACGAGGGGCGCTCGCGGGACGTTCCCACGGAAGAGGCGGCGCGCCTGCTGTGCCGCGCGGCGGAGCTGGCCCACGAGCGTCAGCGCAACGCGCCGCGCGCGGAGGACCTGCTCAAGCGCGCGCTGCTCGTCGCGAAGGACCCGATGCCCGCGCTGCGCGGTCTCAAGCGACTGCATGAGATCCGCCAGGACGCGTCGTCGCTGGTGGACGTGCTGGAGCGGCTGGGCGCCGCGACGCAGGGCGACGAGAGCGCGGCCCACTACCTGAAGGCCGCGGACCTCTACGAGCAGAAGCTCTTCCGCCGCGATCGCGCGGTGCTGTGCCTGCAGCGCGCGGCGCGGGTGAAGCCGGACCGCGCGACGTTCCGGCGCGTGCGCCAGCTGCTCTTGTCCGAGGAGCGCTTCCAGCCGGCGTTCGAGGCGCTGCAGCGCGAGCGTGCCGCGCTGGGCGACGCGGGCATGGCGGAGGAGTACGCCGCGCTCGCGGAGCGGCTGGTGGACGACCCCACCGAGCACTCGCTGGCGCAGCAGGTGCTGGACGTGGCGCGGGAGCTGGATCCGCAGAACGCGCGCGCGGACAAGGCCGCCCGCGCGATGCAGCGCTTCGAGCAGGTGTGGCGCGACAAGGTGCGCATGCTGCGCGGCATGTCGCTGGAGGAGCGCGACCGCAAGAGCGCCGCGCGCCTGTCGCTGCTCGTGGCGAAGCTGTTCGCCTGGTACGACCCGGGCTCCGCCGCCAAGGTGAAGGAGGCGCTGGACCGCTGCTTCCTGCTGTGGCCGGGCATGCCGGAGGCGCTCACGCTCATCGAGCGGATGGCGGGACGCGCGGGCGACTACGGGCCGGCGCTCGCGCAGCTGGAGGCGATGGCAGGCGAGGCGCGCGACCGCACGGCGCAGGTGGACCTGTGGCTGCGCGTGGGCACGCTCAAGCTGGGCCGGATGAACGACGCGGCCGGTGCGCTGGCCGCCTTCGAGAAGGCCGTGGCGGCGGATGCGTCGCGCGCGGACGCGGCCAGCCTGGCCGCGGAGCTGATGCTGGGCCAGGAGCGCTACGCGGACGCGGTGGCCACGCTGGAGCGCTACCTGGGCACGGTGAAGGACCGCGCACAGCAGGCCAGCCTGCGCCTGCGCCTGGCGGACCTGTGCATGCAGCAGCTGAAGGACGCGGACGCGGCGCGCGCGCACCTGGAAGCTGCGCTGAAGCTGGAGCCCACCAACGCGCTCGCGGCCTTCCAGCTGTCGCGCCTGCTGGCGGAGGACGAGAAGCTGGATGAAGTGCTGCCGCTCCTGGAGCTGGCCATGCTCGCCCCGCGTCCTCGCGCGGAGCGCGTGGCGTTCTGTGAAGCGCTGGCGCTGATGTTCGAGGAGCAGGAGAACGCGCGCGGCGCCTTCGAGGTGCTGGCGCGCGCGCTGGAGCTGGAGCCGGGCCGGCCGCTGCTGCTCAACACGGTGGTGGAGCACGCGGAGAAGGCCAACGCGCAGCCGGCGCTGGCCCATGCGCTGTTGCGCGCGGCGCAGGGGGCGACGCCTCCGGCCGTGGCGGTGGCGCTGTGGCGGCACCTGGCGCAGCTGCTCCAGGGCCCGCTGGCGGACCCCGTGCGTGCGGAGGCGGCGTGGCGCGAAGTGCTCTCGCGCGTGCCGGGTGACTCCGTGGCGAGCGAGGCCGTGAAGTCGCTGCAGGCGGCCGCGGCGCTGGCGGATGACCCGAAGACGCGGTTGGAGACGGACATCGCGCGGCGCGAGGCGTCCGGTGCCTCGCCCGTGGAGCTGGAGCCGTTTGTGCGCCAGTGGGTGCAGCTGGCGCCCGAGGACACCCAGGCGGTGCAGCGGCTCCAGGCGCTGTGCGTGGCGCTGTCGAAGTTCGACGAGGCGGCGACGCTGGCGGGGAAGCTGGCGACGCTCTCCGAGACGCAGCTCGAGCGCAACGAGTGGACCGCGCGGCAGGCGAAGCTGTACGCGGAGCGGCTCAACCGTCAGGAGGACGCGGCGGACCTGTTCCTCGCGCTGCTGGCGGAGAACGTGTCCACCGGCGTGGTGGTGGGCGGCCTGGAGCGGCTGGCGGCCGGAGGCGTGCGCACGGTCGCGCTGACGGAGGCCCTGGCGAACCACTACGGCCGCACGGGTGACCACCAGCGGCAGGTGGCGGCGCTCCAGCAGCAACTGGACTCCACGACGGACGCGGCCACGCGCAAGCGGCTCCTGACGGTGCTGGCCAGCATCCACGAGAAGCAGCTCGCGGACAGCCGCGCCGCCTTCGACACGCGGCTGCGCATGGTGCGCGAGGAGCCCAAGGACGAAGCGGGGCGCGCGGAGACGGCGCGGCTGGCGCGCGACCTGTCCGCGCACGCGGAGCTGGGCCGGGTGCTGCGCACGCTCGCCACGGAGTCCGAGGATCCCATCCTCGCCGTGCAGCTGCTCTCCGAGGCGTCGGTGCTGGCGGAGGAGGGCGGGATGGCGGCGGAGGCCATCACGGCGCTGGAGGCCGCGCTGGCGCGCTCGCCCGAGTCGCCGCAGGTGCTCCAGCGCCTCGTGCGGCTGTACGGGCGCGCGGGCCGCTCCGCGGACGCGGAGACGCTGCTTCGCAAGCGCATCCACGCCACGCGCGGGCCGGAGCGGTTGGAGCTGCTCCTGCGGCTCGTGGACCTGAACGTGGAGCTGGGCCGCCCGCAGCAAGCGGCCGAGGCGCTCCAGGCCGCCATCACGCACGGCGGCGAGGAGGGCCGGCACCTGCCGCGCCTCGCGGAGCTCTACGAGAAGGCCGGCATGCAGCGCGAGCTGGGGGACACCCTGGCGCGGATGATCGGCCTGGCGGAGACGGCCGGTGACGCCGACCACGTGTCGCGGCTGAAGCTGCGCCGCGCGCAGCTGCTGCAGGGTTCGCAGGACGGCAGCGCGGAGGCGGTGCAGAGCTACGCGGACCTCTTGCGGCAGCGTCCGTCGGATCCGGACGCGCTCTCGGCGCTGGAGGCGATGCTGGCCTCGGGCCCGTCGCGCGAGGCGGCGGCGCGCGCGCTGATCCCCGCGTACGAGCGCACCAAGGAACACCGCAAGCTGGTGGCGACGCTGGACGTGCTCGCGGAAGTGGCTCGCGACGACGCCGGCCGGGTGCAGGCGCTGCGCCATGCGGCGCAGGTGCACCTGGCGCACCTGCGGCAGCCGGAGCTGGCGTTCGCGTCGCTCGCGCGGGCGATGCGTCTTGCTCCTGCGGACGGGGGCCTCCGGGCCGCCGCGCGTCAGGCGGCGGAGGACGCGGACTCGCTCGACAGCTTCGCGGAGATCCTCTCCGAGCTGACGGAAGAGGGAGACGTGGGCCCCGCGCGCGCGGCGCTGCTGCGCGAGCTGGCGGAGGTGCAGGAGAAGAAGCTCGACGACCGGCCCGGCGCGGTGAAGGCGCTGCGCGCGCTGCTGGAGCTGGAGCCGGGCAACATCGACAGCCTGCGGGCGCTGCAGCGGCTGCACCGCGCGGGCGAGGAGTGGGCGGCGCTGGCGGAGGTGCTGGAGAAGCTGGCGGCGGCCATCCAGGAGCCGGCGGATCAGCTCGTGTGCCTGCGCGAGGCCGCGCTGCTGCACGAGGCGAAGCTCACCGACAAGGAGAGCGCGGCG comes from the Corallococcus caeni genome and includes:
- a CDS encoding tetratricopeptide repeat protein, whose amino-acid sequence is MRRSLLVCLVLLTSMASAQEKKALRDADLGKKSTTTVDKSLAGDITRPKEAQQAAPALQYDQFRLGVEVQVASKRREQIESLKKIISLSPDQKEAPSLLFRLGELYWEESKFFFFEANRKDDELIVAMNRNDAAGQQKAKAEKAELMAKVKENGKYAVEQYTKIVQEYPKFERTDEVLFFLGQYLMEDGQDKKALVAFKRLVEKYPQSKYIPDAYFAFGEYYFNNSKGKRPELEKALAAYKKAAEYPENQVYAFALYKQGWCYFNMGEYESAKDKYKTVVLYGELAGAGAVEKDGKAKAKGSLVREARADYVRAFAREGDVTQARADFGKVATNPEDRFAMMKQLANLYYGDGKDREAAITYNSLIKEKPLSPEAPGFQGKIVDCILRMGNKERTVAQVRRLVKIMKDVESSGVIKDDKDKKALAEAKELSERTLSNLAVTWHNEGKKTRNEETFKYADAVYSDYLTLFPENPKAYDLRFFWAELLNDNLQNFDKAAANYTLVVLQDAKVLEAKDDKGKPKPGKPGKWLTNASYNAVLAYDEVVKAAEARGEAKSESAGTDIQKKIAIPTLKKSLLDACERYLKYVPKGDKRVEIAFKAANIYYRHNHFDEAVLRFSEIALGYPEYKFEDGQRAAEIAANLILDSYNLLGDFAKVNEWARRFYANDKLATGKFRDDLAKLIEQSSFKLVSQLEEKKEFSKAAEAYLNFVHDFPQTEIADLALYNASVDYYKAKSLDKAIEVRKRLFAEYPRSKYVPDSIYANAEALEAIGDFEEAAGTYELYVKGYERNLSEKGGAPAAKAKAKSKARGKAKQASNDAGPAKPAVVQKWDESKAQIALFNAATYREGLGQLKAALKNREHYIELWPKSKDAEDVFLSIIDLHVKQGAYMKAIKLLEEYERDNMRSQSKFLMAEGRIVDIYSKMKKTNDVRRMNKRIFEYFDQLPRRQQTALEKPALAAAAQANLLAIEPDWNEFKRLKLYWGVPPSPERFKGSLADKGRALEVVQKKYVQTVALGAPEPAICALQRIGLAYDHMAELVVNAPMPRGLDEESQQALRDEFSNQAQPLKDKATEAFSGAVAKSRELGVFNDCAAASLKILRTTYAPDRYPEVLEEKLALKNKELVLGGDLLAAVQDIPPPVSKSEPEKMAKSEALNEDLSALTNALRQQTESEVAKPAAASQDGSAPKKTVDDQEPEDFL
- the gltE gene encoding adventurous gliding motility TPR repeat lipoprotein GltE, producing MHPFRPLLLATLALTAVGCSTTQTAAPSPVAKPVAAPTGPVSISNRAMLLFDDAVKSFDAQKKAKAFDYPSLDRKFRAALEADQNLAEAEYNLGVIAERMGKPDEAKARYAAALTKKPSLRQASDNLAIMKQNGGDVAGAVALYQDVLTRYPDDAGSRARLAEIYRQNNDHDKAMELSRAALMRDPMNTNALKVMIRSYLDRKQLAMAKLVALRAVKLDGTDPELHQAVGLILLKEGDREGARLQFKSALEAKADYVPAHVELAQLALNAEDFPGAEEHLRRILQADGKNAAAHVDLGIALKGQGQYDKAMQEYDEAEKLNPDLGATYLNRGIILHKVKDAPERAVELYKKYVALAGGEVALHAEAPVFGLMREAESIVQAKREAKAAEDQAKQMEALQAQQQAAMKAEEAKQKGTPPPPGAATPASGTSTAPQATPANATGAQPPAATPAAGKQAAPAQKNAAPADSEEPTDDLL
- the cglF gene encoding adventurous gliding motility protein CglF, which produces MRKWLMLCVTLSVAPAFAQDEGGKAQGEGGGARMQKTTNIDFEDDTIEGDLTKPDGEYVEARKTVKHSNLIRIREDFEDKVMQSVGEL
- the gltG gene encoding adventurous gliding motility protein GltG, whose translation is MAVPLTLKVFKGDTLVASKDYERDIIKIGRLSSAHLCLEDDKVSRIHSVIEVAADGSMSIIDMGSVEGTYVNGKRVNKGQVSFGDEVRVGGTTIRLENPAAVAAVNLAAAVAQADAPTDKNPTIAPVAPAAAIAQAVAAPVPVAAPVAPPAPAPAAALDASVAPTQKNAVAPARAPKAAVAVEDDAHEAQDAAPRVRTVKKTKSSGPQGVSLRLLWGDQRVGEFFVPPGAKKGFTVGSAKGVDFVMGDAKLGAPSFEALRTDGQSFTVRFARKMKGELTRKGETLDLEAVMESGKASQDGDAYGLTLEADDFVWVDLGGLTLEAQFQPVPKRVVVPMSESIDYTALNIFLVMFFIATGFVIHSMNQSGEGDEYADELAGNDARIAKLIIKPPETQKNKFLEKLNQQKEKKSGEMAQKQRGDEGQMGKKDAPKANNRTAPKGDPNKKDEARALTAKIFGGGKGGISTIFGKSGLGGELKSAMGNMFGAKAGDAGGFGGMGLRGSGGGGGGTGDSIGIGGIGTKGRGGGSGSYGTGVGTLGGKQSVDVGITSSDPEVMGSLDKELIRQVIQRNRGQIRYCYESLLNRFPKLGGKVSVKFVISATGSVATSNVAQSTAGNSDLETCVAGRVRTWKFPEPKGGGSVIVTYPFIFKQAGD